In Trichlorobacter lovleyi, the DNA window AGGTCTTCATCCGATAACCAATACTCATCGACTTCTTGGTACACAGCCAATAGCTTGGCAACGTCATATTCAACGGGAACCAATGAAACAGGCCTTTTAGGGAAATTGAGCGGGAAATTTTCGTAAGGGAAATCATTCCCTTGCTTCTCTCCATTATTTCTCAGAACTTTGATGTTATTGGAATCTGTGACGATGTAGGTTAGTTGTTCTGCACAGCACTGCCAGCAATAGTAGAATGGCAGACGGTCGAGTGAGCGGAATAGTTTAGATTCTTCATGGTTGCGGATTTGTGAGCAATCCAAATCTGCCAGGAGGATTAGTGGTATTTTGCATATCGGGCACTCTGCTCCTGAATGATAAGACATACCACCAAAATAATGACCAGTTTCATTCTTATCAGTTGCAACCAGCGCATACCCTTGGCGCATATAATAACTCATCATTATTCTCCTTGTTCAACTAGTTATTCTACGGTTTCCCTATATAGGAAACTTGTCTCCTATATAGGATGCTTGTTTCTTATATGGGAAACAATGTTGGTTTCCTATATAAGATGCTTACCATCTCTTGGGTGACATTGAGAATATGCAGAACAGACCGGTTTCCCCGTACTAATCCACCTGCGCTGCCGCTTTGCAGGCACCTCCGCAGTATTGTTTGCCAAAGTATAGCGCAGCATCTGTATTTATCAATTGCTGCAATCGATTTAAGTAGCCATGCTGCTGCAGTCCCGTCCCACTGCGTATACCTCCAAAAGTTACTGGGCCATACCAATCTGCCGCAAATCATGCTATAGATATCGATCCCAAAAACCGCCTGGAGTTGCCCGGTCGGATATGCTGAAGCAGCACCTGCTGCAACCTGAAAGGAATCGTTTACTACCATGGGAGTCTATTCAAATACCGTCAGTTTTGCCCAGTACCGCGTGAACGGAGAACTGCCCCAGCAGCAGGAGCGCTTTGAATGGCTGTCCGCTGCGCTGCAGGGACGGATCTTCAAATCCATTGAGCAGTCTGCTGAAGAGCAGACCGAGGGCTGGACTTGTACCGATGCCACCGATGATCCTGCCTTTGTGGCGCCGGGCGAGTTCTGGCGCGACCGCTACCTGTTTTTCAGCTACCGCCGTGACCAGCGCCGGATTCCTTCTGCCCTGCTGAAGTCCCACATCGGCAGGGCTGAGGCTGATTACCTGGCCAAACGGCCTGAACTGAAGCGTCCGCCCAAGCGTGAGCGGGAGGAGATTGCCGACCGGACCAAGCTGGCGCTTTTGACCCGCGCCCTGCCGGCCCCCTCTACCGTAGACCTGTCCTGGCATATGGATAACGGCCTGCTGACCCTGTTTTCGTCATCAGGCAAGGTGATGGAGCGCTTTGAGGAACTGTTCGGCAAGAGCTTTGAGAACCTGCGGGTGCAGGTGATCTACCCCTATAGCCGGGCCAAGGCGTTGCTTGACGAGGCTGGTCAGGAGAAGTTGGCTGCCCTGAATCAGGCCGGTTCCGATGCTGCCCTGGATGAGATCCAGAGCAACCGCTGGCTGGGGGAGGAGTTCCTGCTCTGGCTGCTGCATGGCGGTCTGGAGGGGGAAGGGTTCAAGGTCTGCACCAAGGGGCAGTTTGATAGCGGCACCCCGTTTTCGGCCTGGATCGATGACAAGATCCAGCTGCAGGGGGGCGGCGAAGGCGGGCCGCAGAAGGTGGCGGTGTCCGGCTCGCAGGACAAGTATCTGGAGGCCCGTTCCGCGCTTACCACCGGTAAGGCGATCAGCAGTGCGGTGATCCACCTTGAAAAGGATGAGCTGGAGTGGCGTTTTGCGTTGAATGCCGAGCTGTTTACCTTCAGTTCCTTCAAGTGTCCGCCGGTCAAGGTGGAACGGGAAGGGGTGGAGGATCTTTCGGAGCGTGAATCCGCCTTTTACGAGCGGATGTACCTGCTGGAGGCAGGGCTGCAGATGTTTGACAGCCTGTTGCTGCAGTTTCTACAGCAGCGCCTGGGTGATGGCTGGCAGACCAGATTGCAGGAGATTGCAAGCTGGCTGGAAGGGGAGCAGGCATGAAGTTTATTGATGAGGTAACCCTGCACTGTGCCTCCGGCCACGGCGGGGCCGGCTGCGTCTCGTTCCGGCGGGAGAAGTTCATCCCCTTTGGCGGCCCCAACGGTGGTGACGGCGGCCGGGGTGGCGATCTGATCTTTGAGGCCACCAAGGCGCTTTCAACCCTGCTGGAACTGCGGCATAAACAGCACCAGAAGGCAGAGCGGGGCAGGCACGGCATGGGCAAGGACCGTCACGGCGCAGCCGGTGAGGATCTGGTGGTCAAGGTGCCGGTGGGGACCCTGATCAAGGATTTCGAGACCGGTGAGGTGCTGGCCGACCTGACCGAGGACGGTCAGCGGATCATCCTGCTGAAAGGCGGGCGGGGCGGCCAGGGCAATGCCCGTTTTGCCACTGCCACCAACAAGGCCCCCAAGTTTGCCCAGCCGGGTGAAGAGGGTGAAGAACGCAAGCTGCGGCTGGAGCTGAAGCTGATGGCCGATGTGGGGCTGCTGGGGCTGCCCAATGCCGGCAAGTCGTCGCTGATCACCAAGGTTTCGGCGGCCCGTCCCAAGATTGCCGATTACCCCTTTACCACCCTGGCCCCTTCGTTGGGGGTGGTGGGCTACAAGAACTATCGTTCCTTTGTGATGGCCGATATCCCCGGCATTATCGAGGGGGCCCATGAAGGTGCCGGTCTGGGGCACCGCTTTCTGAAACACCTGGAACGTTCCGGTATCCTGGTGCATCTGGTGGATATCTCCGGCCTGCCGGAGAGCGATCCCTATGCCGCCTTTGAGGCGATCAACCGTGAGCTGGCCATGTTCAGCGAAGAGTTGGGGCAGAAGGCTCAGATTGTGGGCCTGACCAAGATGGATCTGCCTGCGGCCCAGGAGCATCTGGCCGAGGCACAGGCCTGGTTTCAGCAGCGCAAGATCCCGGTCTATCCGATCTCATCCATGACCGGTGAAGGGGTGGAGG includes these proteins:
- the obgE gene encoding GTPase ObgE; this encodes MKFIDEVTLHCASGHGGAGCVSFRREKFIPFGGPNGGDGGRGGDLIFEATKALSTLLELRHKQHQKAERGRHGMGKDRHGAAGEDLVVKVPVGTLIKDFETGEVLADLTEDGQRIILLKGGRGGQGNARFATATNKAPKFAQPGEEGEERKLRLELKLMADVGLLGLPNAGKSSLITKVSAARPKIADYPFTTLAPSLGVVGYKNYRSFVMADIPGIIEGAHEGAGLGHRFLKHLERSGILVHLVDISGLPESDPYAAFEAINRELAMFSEELGQKAQIVGLTKMDLPAAQEHLAEAQAWFQQRKIPVYPISSMTGEGVEALLDAIAERLWSAPREEW
- the rdgC gene encoding recombination-associated protein RdgC, producing MGVYSNTVSFAQYRVNGELPQQQERFEWLSAALQGRIFKSIEQSAEEQTEGWTCTDATDDPAFVAPGEFWRDRYLFFSYRRDQRRIPSALLKSHIGRAEADYLAKRPELKRPPKREREEIADRTKLALLTRALPAPSTVDLSWHMDNGLLTLFSSSGKVMERFEELFGKSFENLRVQVIYPYSRAKALLDEAGQEKLAALNQAGSDAALDEIQSNRWLGEEFLLWLLHGGLEGEGFKVCTKGQFDSGTPFSAWIDDKIQLQGGGEGGPQKVAVSGSQDKYLEARSALTTGKAISSAVIHLEKDELEWRFALNAELFTFSSFKCPPVKVEREGVEDLSERESAFYERMYLLEAGLQMFDSLLLQFLQQRLGDGWQTRLQEIASWLEGEQA